A stretch of the Streptomyces sp. NBC_01428 genome encodes the following:
- a CDS encoding sigma-70 family RNA polymerase sigma factor, giving the protein MNVTVIGSASAVSAEERALRDLYLEHGPALYTYVLRMLGGDTHRTEDVIQETLLRCWNKRNLVDDEGMAVRPWMFRVARNLVIDGHRTRMARPLEIGGATWLSELGAEVDDIEQMLSSIVVQEALETLTPAHRDVIRATFFADRTTQEAADALGIPQGTVKSRVYYALRSLRLALRDHGVVVEDTDREPARTERRSTRQAQDPGAEDRQAQDRQAPSGRPERAAA; this is encoded by the coding sequence ATGAACGTGACGGTCATCGGATCGGCGAGCGCGGTCTCCGCCGAGGAACGGGCGCTGCGCGACCTGTATCTGGAACACGGTCCGGCGCTCTACACGTACGTGCTGCGCATGCTCGGCGGTGACACGCACCGTACCGAGGACGTCATCCAGGAGACGCTGCTGCGCTGCTGGAACAAGCGGAACCTGGTCGACGACGAGGGGATGGCGGTGCGCCCCTGGATGTTCCGGGTGGCGCGCAACCTCGTCATCGACGGGCACCGGACGCGGATGGCGCGGCCGTTGGAGATCGGCGGTGCCACCTGGCTGAGCGAACTGGGCGCCGAGGTCGACGACATCGAGCAGATGCTGTCGTCGATCGTGGTGCAGGAGGCGCTGGAGACGCTCACGCCCGCCCACCGTGACGTCATCCGGGCGACGTTCTTCGCGGACCGCACCACCCAGGAGGCCGCGGACGCCCTCGGCATCCCCCAGGGCACGGTCAAGTCCCGGGTGTACTACGCCCTGCGCAGTCTGCGGCTGGCCCTGCGCGACCACGGCGTCGTCGTCGAGGACACGGACCGGGAGCCGGCGCGGACGGAGCGGCGGAGCACCCGGCAGGCACAGGACCCGGGGGCCGAGGACCGGCAGGCACAGGACCGGCAGGCACCGTCCGGACGACCGGAGCGCGCCGCCGCCTGA
- a CDS encoding AfsR/SARP family transcriptional regulator, whose translation MLGPPQQRAVLAVLLLRGGRAAGVGELVDGVWGHTPPSGAVPMLRTYASRLRKVLEPARPAGAPPRLLVSVGDGYALRTEEITSDLGVFEESLAQAERRRAAGDSRAAARLLGGALAAWQGPALGGVPGPFARAERTRLAERRLGAQEYRLRVELELGRHEAVLPELKALRDAQPLREAVCELLLVALYRCGRRAEALEVYARTRRTLVDELGIEPGPSLRAAHARLLTGEPDLSPPPVPVPAPATSVTATSATSATSADEARADTGPADDREGAEPVRARGDVHPSQLPADLALFTGREAELGLVEALLPADDHPDKAVIGLINGMAGAGKTTLAVHWAHRAAHRFPDGSLYVNLRGYTQGGSVMHPSEALETFLVALGVAPQAVPEGLDAQAALYRSVLARRRVLIVLDNARDTEQIRPLLPGTPGCLVIVTSRSRLTGLVAGHGAHPLTLGPLTGDEARAMLARRLGPSRVEAEPQAADAIVELCARLPLALAIVAARAAHHPGFRLADIAGELRENHGSLDAFTGGDARTDVRAVFSWSYHALSQPAAALFRRLSLHPGPDIGTAAAAALAAEPARTVRARLGELTGASLLGEHAPGRYAFHDLLRAYAGELADAEDGAERRAAALLRLHDHYLHTTHNASATIGPLRETLPLPSSTTDSGPLRFTGRKQAMNWLRAERHVLRAVVEQAAAHGHEDHAWRTAVGLDLYFDRLGFWHDLMEINSAALRAARAVGDRTGEAHALRGLGFFHTRFAHSAEARRDLGRALELFRAEGDAFGEARTRRCLAYQANGEGRFAVSLDHYAHARELYRRKGSTSSEAIVLNEVGWTYILLGEHDKALEHCEKAVALHQEIGDPVGEAAAQDSVGYALHQLGQYGAAVERFERAVTLYREIGDHYLEADTLRHAGDAHLAAGDRDTAVAAFRRALALLEETGHPEAPDLRETLRGLDDSGRDDGGTSGSGGA comes from the coding sequence GTGCTCGGTCCGCCGCAGCAGCGGGCGGTGCTGGCGGTGCTGCTGCTGCGCGGCGGACGCGCGGCCGGCGTCGGTGAACTCGTCGACGGCGTCTGGGGTCACACCCCGCCGTCGGGCGCCGTCCCCATGCTGCGCACCTACGCGTCCCGGCTGCGCAAGGTGCTGGAGCCCGCCCGGCCCGCGGGCGCTCCACCCCGGCTCCTGGTGTCCGTCGGCGACGGATACGCCCTGCGCACCGAGGAGATCACCAGCGACCTCGGCGTGTTCGAGGAGAGCCTCGCGCAGGCCGAACGGCGCCGTGCCGCGGGCGACAGCCGTGCGGCGGCCCGGCTGCTCGGCGGCGCGCTCGCCGCGTGGCAGGGCCCGGCGCTGGGCGGTGTCCCCGGCCCCTTCGCCCGTGCCGAACGGACACGGCTGGCCGAACGGCGGCTGGGCGCCCAGGAGTACCGGCTGCGCGTGGAACTCGAACTCGGCCGCCACGAGGCGGTGTTGCCGGAGCTGAAGGCGCTGCGCGACGCGCAGCCGCTGCGCGAGGCGGTGTGCGAACTGCTGCTGGTCGCCCTGTACCGGTGCGGTCGGCGGGCCGAGGCCCTGGAGGTCTACGCACGCACCCGCCGCACCCTCGTGGACGAACTCGGCATCGAACCCGGCCCGTCCCTGCGCGCCGCCCACGCACGGCTGCTGACCGGCGAGCCGGACCTGTCGCCGCCGCCCGTGCCGGTCCCGGCCCCCGCCACCTCCGTCACCGCGACCTCGGCGACCTCGGCGACCTCCGCCGACGAGGCACGCGCGGACACGGGACCCGCGGACGACCGCGAAGGGGCCGAGCCCGTACGAGCCAGGGGAGACGTCCATCCGTCCCAACTCCCGGCCGATCTCGCCCTGTTCACCGGACGGGAGGCCGAACTCGGGCTCGTGGAGGCGCTGCTGCCCGCCGACGACCACCCCGACAAGGCCGTGATCGGCCTCATCAACGGCATGGCGGGGGCCGGCAAGACCACGCTGGCCGTGCACTGGGCGCACCGGGCCGCCCACCGCTTCCCCGACGGCAGCCTCTACGTCAACCTGCGCGGATACACCCAGGGCGGCTCCGTGATGCACCCCTCCGAGGCGCTGGAGACCTTCCTCGTGGCGCTCGGCGTGGCCCCGCAGGCCGTCCCCGAAGGACTCGACGCGCAGGCCGCCCTCTACCGCAGCGTCCTCGCCCGCCGCCGCGTGCTGATCGTGCTCGACAACGCCCGCGACACCGAGCAGATACGGCCGCTGCTGCCCGGCACACCGGGCTGCCTGGTCATCGTCACCAGCCGCAGTCGGCTGACCGGCCTGGTGGCGGGACACGGCGCCCACCCGCTGACCCTCGGTCCGCTCACCGGCGACGAGGCACGCGCCATGCTGGCCCGCCGCCTCGGCCCCTCGCGGGTGGAGGCGGAACCGCAGGCCGCCGACGCCATCGTCGAGCTGTGCGCCCGGCTGCCGCTCGCCCTCGCCATCGTGGCCGCGCGGGCCGCCCACCACCCCGGGTTCCGGCTCGCGGACATCGCCGGGGAACTCCGCGAGAACCACGGCAGCCTGGACGCCTTCACCGGCGGCGACGCCCGCACGGACGTACGCGCCGTCTTCTCCTGGTCGTACCACGCGCTGTCGCAGCCGGCGGCGGCGCTCTTCCGCCGGCTCTCCCTGCACCCGGGGCCCGACATCGGCACCGCCGCGGCCGCGGCCCTGGCCGCCGAGCCGGCCCGCACGGTCCGCGCCCGGCTGGGCGAACTCACCGGGGCCAGCCTGCTCGGAGAGCACGCGCCCGGCCGCTACGCCTTCCACGACCTGCTGCGCGCCTACGCGGGGGAACTGGCCGACGCCGAGGACGGCGCGGAGCGGCGCGCGGCGGCGCTGCTGCGCCTGCACGACCACTATCTGCACACCACCCACAACGCCTCCGCGACCATCGGTCCGCTGCGCGAGACCCTCCCCCTGCCGTCCAGCACAACGGACAGCGGGCCCCTGCGGTTCACCGGCCGCAAGCAGGCCATGAACTGGCTGCGCGCCGAGCGGCACGTGCTGCGCGCGGTCGTCGAGCAGGCCGCCGCGCACGGCCACGAGGACCACGCCTGGCGCACCGCGGTGGGCCTCGACCTCTACTTCGACCGGCTCGGCTTCTGGCACGACCTGATGGAGATCAACAGTGCCGCGCTGCGCGCCGCCCGTGCCGTCGGCGACCGGACCGGCGAGGCGCACGCGTTGCGAGGACTGGGCTTCTTCCACACACGGTTCGCGCACTCCGCGGAGGCCCGCCGCGACCTCGGCCGCGCGCTGGAGCTGTTCCGGGCGGAGGGCGACGCGTTCGGCGAGGCCCGCACCCGGCGCTGCCTCGCCTACCAGGCCAACGGCGAGGGCAGGTTCGCCGTCTCGCTCGACCACTACGCGCACGCCCGCGAGCTGTACCGGAGGAAGGGCAGCACGAGCAGTGAGGCGATCGTCCTGAACGAGGTCGGCTGGACGTACATCCTGCTCGGCGAGCACGACAAGGCGCTGGAGCACTGCGAGAAGGCCGTCGCCCTGCATCAGGAGATCGGCGACCCGGTCGGGGAGGCCGCCGCGCAGGACAGTGTCGGATACGCGCTTCACCAGCTGGGCCAGTACGGCGCGGCGGTCGAACGCTTCGAGCGGGCGGTGACGCTCTACCGGGAGATCGGCGACCACTACCTGGAGGCCGACACCCTGCGGCACGCGGGGGACGCGCACCTCGCCGCGGGCGACCGGGACACGGCGGTCGCCGCGTTCCGGAGGGCGCTCGCCCTCCTGGAGGAGACCGGCCACCCGGAGGCACCGGACCTGCGGGAGACCCTGCGCGGTCTGGACGACTCGGGCCGCGATGACGGGGGCACGAGCGGGAGCGGAGGTGCGTGA
- a CDS encoding rhomboid-like protein, with the protein MRGERVVHRVWTYVRGAPGTYIWLAILFITTVAMHHMSPDFEADFLRQRSTNLHELSSNPVRVLIASAMWIDGGRWLPYAVLYTVFQAPAERWLGTARWLAVNAAAHVLSTLISEGALLWAIRHGVAPHSEADTLDIGVSYALAGVVGVLTYRIAVPWRYAYLVIVLAVYGVPFATGRTFTDLGHFTSVLIGLACYPLVRGRGKAWNPKETVSAFRG; encoded by the coding sequence ATGCGCGGTGAGCGAGTTGTCCACAGGGTGTGGACATATGTGCGCGGCGCCCCCGGCACGTACATCTGGCTGGCGATCCTGTTCATCACCACGGTCGCGATGCATCACATGTCTCCGGATTTCGAAGCGGACTTCCTGCGGCAGCGCTCGACGAACCTGCACGAGCTGTCGAGCAACCCGGTGCGCGTGCTGATCGCCAGCGCGATGTGGATCGACGGCGGACGCTGGCTGCCGTACGCCGTGCTCTACACCGTCTTCCAGGCACCCGCCGAACGCTGGCTCGGCACCGCGCGCTGGCTCGCCGTGAACGCCGCCGCGCACGTGCTGTCCACGCTGATCAGCGAGGGTGCGCTGCTCTGGGCGATCCGGCACGGCGTGGCACCGCACTCCGAGGCCGACACCCTCGACATCGGGGTGAGCTACGCCCTCGCGGGCGTCGTCGGCGTGCTCACCTACCGGATCGCGGTCCCCTGGCGGTACGCGTACCTGGTGATCGTCCTGGCCGTCTACGGGGTCCCCTTCGCCACCGGGCGCACCTTCACCGATCTCGGGCATTTCACCTCCGTACTCATCGGTCTCGCCTGTTATCCGCTGGTCAGAGGGCGGGGAAAAGCATGGAATCCGAAGGAGACAGTGAGCGCGTTCAGGGGTTAA
- a CDS encoding NAD(P)/FAD-dependent oxidoreductase, whose translation MSSSAGNAVNGGISFWYADDGFPAPREPLPGDATADVVVVGGGYTGLWTAYYLKKAAPFLRVTVLEQKFCGYGASGRNGGWLYNGIAGRDRYAKLHGKEAATRLQQAMNDTVDEVVRVAAEEGVEADVHQGGVLEVAYTPAQLARLKAFHAHELSYGEKDRELYGAKETAERIRVADAVGSTWTPHGARLHPVKLVKGLAAAAEALGVTIHEQTPVTEIRPKHAVTPYGTVRAPYILRCTEGFTANLKGQKRTWLPMNSSMIATEPLTDEQWAAIGWEGRETLGDMAHAYMYAQRTADGRIALGGRGVPYRFGSRTDNDGRTQQATIDALYEILVRLFPPLTGVRVAHAWSGVLGVPRDWCATVTLDRSTGLGWAGGYVGSGVATTNLAARTLRDLVQQDSGQAGATELTGLPWVNHAVRKWEPEPFRWIGVHGMYATYRTADRRERTTHSAESSRLAQLADRVAGRH comes from the coding sequence ATGAGCAGCTCGGCAGGCAACGCCGTGAACGGCGGCATCTCCTTCTGGTACGCGGACGACGGCTTCCCCGCCCCCCGGGAACCACTGCCCGGCGACGCGACCGCCGACGTCGTCGTGGTCGGCGGCGGCTACACCGGACTGTGGACCGCGTACTACCTGAAGAAGGCCGCGCCCTTCCTGCGGGTGACCGTCCTGGAGCAGAAGTTCTGCGGCTACGGCGCCTCCGGGCGCAACGGCGGCTGGCTCTACAACGGCATCGCGGGCCGTGACCGCTACGCGAAGCTGCACGGCAAGGAGGCGGCCACCCGTCTCCAGCAGGCCATGAACGACACCGTGGACGAGGTCGTCCGGGTGGCCGCCGAGGAGGGCGTCGAGGCGGACGTCCACCAGGGCGGTGTCCTCGAAGTGGCCTACACGCCGGCCCAGTTGGCCCGGCTCAAGGCCTTCCACGCGCACGAGCTGTCGTACGGCGAGAAGGACCGCGAGCTGTACGGCGCGAAGGAGACGGCCGAGCGGATCCGGGTCGCCGACGCGGTCGGCTCGACCTGGACACCGCACGGCGCCCGGCTCCACCCGGTCAAACTGGTCAAGGGCCTCGCCGCCGCGGCCGAGGCCCTCGGCGTGACCATCCACGAGCAGACCCCCGTGACGGAGATCCGCCCCAAGCACGCGGTCACGCCCTACGGCACCGTCCGCGCCCCCTACATCCTGCGCTGCACCGAGGGGTTCACCGCGAACCTCAAGGGCCAGAAGCGCACCTGGCTGCCGATGAACTCCTCGATGATCGCGACGGAGCCGCTGACCGACGAGCAGTGGGCGGCCATCGGGTGGGAGGGCCGGGAGACCCTCGGCGACATGGCGCACGCGTACATGTACGCCCAGCGCACCGCCGACGGCCGCATCGCGCTCGGCGGACGCGGCGTCCCGTACCGCTTCGGCTCGCGCACCGACAACGACGGCCGCACGCAGCAGGCCACCATCGACGCCCTGTACGAGATCCTCGTGCGGCTCTTCCCGCCGCTGACCGGCGTGCGCGTGGCCCATGCCTGGTCCGGCGTCCTCGGTGTCCCGCGCGACTGGTGCGCCACGGTCACCCTGGACCGCTCGACGGGCCTCGGCTGGGCCGGCGGATACGTCGGCTCCGGCGTCGCCACCACCAACCTGGCCGCCCGCACCCTGCGCGACCTCGTGCAGCAGGACTCCGGCCAGGCGGGTGCCACCGAGCTGACCGGCCTGCCCTGGGTCAACCACGCGGTCCGCAAGTGGGAGCCGGAACCGTTCCGCTGGATCGGCGTGCACGGCATGTACGCCACCTACCGCACCGCCGACCGGCGCGAACGGACCACCCACAGCGCGGAGTCGTCCCGGCTCGCACAACTGGCGGACCGGGTGGCCGGCCGGCACTGA
- a CDS encoding MFS transporter, with protein MIIALAQLMVVLDATIVNIALPSAQSALHMSDGNRQWVITAYTLAFGGLLLLGGRVADLVGRKRTFIIGLIGFAGASALGGAATTSAMLFGARALQGAFAALLAPSALSLLTTTFTDPKERGKAFGIYGALAGSGSAIGFIAGGLLTEYLNWRWCLYVNIPIAIIAVFGALGLLHDRPGHKNVRLDVPGAILGCGGLVAIVYGFSEAEPRGWSDPVVLTLLIGGVAMLAAFVWWQKRAPSPLLPLHIIKDRNRAGCFLTMGLAVIGMFGVFLFMTYYLQVILGYSPVKTGLAFLPLTVAIIIGSTQISARLLPHLAPRMLMVPGMILAAGGMLFFTQLTVESDYTGEVLPGLLLLGLGMGLTFMPVFATATAGVAPQDSGVTSATVNTSQQVGGSIGTALLNTIATTSTTAYVAAHLGNPAQKDLIVREGVVHGYTVAIWWAVGIMLAAGLIAGLMVTAKPPKHTTTDAPVPEPVV; from the coding sequence GTGATCATCGCTCTCGCGCAGCTGATGGTCGTGCTGGACGCGACGATCGTGAACATCGCGCTTCCCTCGGCGCAGAGCGCCCTGCACATGTCCGACGGCAACCGGCAGTGGGTCATCACGGCCTACACGCTGGCGTTCGGCGGTCTGCTGCTGCTCGGCGGACGGGTCGCGGACCTCGTCGGCCGCAAACGGACGTTCATCATCGGCCTGATCGGCTTCGCCGGTGCCTCGGCGCTCGGCGGCGCGGCGACGACGTCCGCCATGCTCTTCGGTGCCCGCGCGCTCCAGGGCGCGTTCGCGGCGCTGCTGGCGCCCTCCGCGCTCTCGCTGCTGACGACGACGTTCACCGACCCGAAGGAGCGCGGCAAGGCCTTCGGCATCTACGGTGCGCTGGCCGGCTCGGGGTCGGCGATCGGCTTCATCGCGGGCGGTCTGCTGACGGAGTACCTGAACTGGCGCTGGTGCCTCTACGTCAACATCCCCATCGCGATCATCGCGGTGTTCGGCGCCCTCGGGCTGCTGCACGACCGGCCCGGCCACAAGAACGTCCGGCTGGACGTGCCCGGCGCGATCCTCGGCTGCGGCGGACTGGTCGCGATCGTCTACGGGTTCAGCGAGGCGGAGCCGCGCGGCTGGTCGGACCCGGTGGTGCTGACCCTGCTCATCGGCGGTGTCGCGATGCTGGCCGCGTTCGTGTGGTGGCAGAAGAGGGCCCCGAGCCCGCTGCTGCCGCTGCACATCATCAAGGACCGCAACCGCGCGGGCTGCTTCCTGACGATGGGCCTGGCGGTCATCGGCATGTTCGGCGTGTTCCTCTTCATGACCTACTACCTCCAGGTCATCCTCGGGTACTCGCCGGTGAAGACCGGTCTCGCGTTCCTGCCGCTGACCGTCGCCATCATCATCGGCTCGACGCAGATCTCGGCGCGGCTGCTGCCGCATCTGGCGCCGCGGATGCTGATGGTGCCGGGCATGATCCTCGCGGCGGGCGGGATGCTGTTCTTCACCCAGCTCACCGTGGAGTCCGACTACACCGGAGAAGTGCTGCCGGGCCTGCTCCTGCTGGGTCTCGGGATGGGCCTGACCTTCATGCCGGTCTTCGCCACGGCCACCGCCGGGGTCGCCCCCCAGGACTCGGGCGTGACCTCCGCGACGGTCAACACCTCGCAGCAGGTGGGCGGTTCCATCGGTACGGCCCTGCTGAACACCATCGCCACCACCAGCACCACGGCCTACGTCGCCGCCCATCTCGGCAACCCCGCCCAGAAGGACCTGATCGTGCGCGAGGGCGTCGTGCACGGCTACACGGTGGCCATCTGGTGGGCCGTCGGCATCATGCTGGCGGCGGGCCTGATCGCGGGCCTCATGGTGACGGCCAAGCCGCCGAAGCACACCACCACGGACGCGCCGGTCCCGGAGCCCGTCGTCTGA
- a CDS encoding zinc-binding dehydrogenase, with the protein MHAIRLHTFGPADHLVHERVDDPVPGPGQVRIAVAAAGVHLLDAALREGMRGGPAPGPTVLPTIPGREVAGTVESLGEGVAALWLGRRVVAHLGFAPGGYAELAVTDVDRVHDIPENLDFAQAVAMIGTGRTAMGIVQFAEPGPADVVVVPAAAGGIGTLLVQYAHHRGATVIGLAGAPEKVARVRANGADHAVDYTEPSWSEKVRAQLGGRPATVVFDGVGGEVAREAVALLGPGGRHVVFGWSGEGIRDGSPYLVEGVSEQVLGPVMMRRAGGPDPVRTLELRALAQAASGRLSPAVTRFPLAEAAAAHRALESRATIGKVVLEP; encoded by the coding sequence ATGCACGCCATCCGACTGCACACCTTCGGGCCCGCCGATCACCTTGTCCACGAGCGCGTCGACGACCCCGTGCCGGGGCCGGGGCAGGTGCGGATCGCCGTGGCCGCCGCGGGGGTCCATCTCCTGGACGCGGCCCTGCGCGAGGGCATGCGGGGCGGTCCGGCGCCCGGTCCGACCGTCCTGCCGACGATCCCCGGGCGGGAGGTGGCCGGGACCGTGGAGTCCCTCGGCGAGGGCGTCGCGGCGCTCTGGCTCGGCCGCCGGGTCGTCGCCCACCTCGGCTTCGCGCCCGGGGGCTACGCCGAACTGGCCGTCACCGACGTCGACCGCGTCCACGACATCCCGGAGAACCTGGACTTCGCGCAGGCCGTCGCCATGATCGGAACCGGCCGCACCGCCATGGGGATCGTGCAGTTCGCCGAGCCGGGGCCCGCCGACGTGGTCGTCGTGCCCGCGGCGGCCGGCGGCATCGGCACGCTGCTCGTGCAGTACGCGCACCACCGGGGCGCGACCGTGATCGGTCTCGCGGGCGCCCCCGAGAAGGTGGCCCGGGTCCGCGCGAACGGCGCGGACCACGCCGTCGACTACACCGAACCGAGCTGGTCGGAGAAGGTCCGCGCACAGCTCGGCGGCCGGCCGGCGACGGTCGTGTTCGACGGCGTCGGCGGCGAGGTCGCCCGGGAGGCCGTCGCGCTGCTCGGACCGGGTGGCCGGCACGTGGTCTTCGGCTGGTCGGGCGAGGGCATCCGGGACGGCTCCCCGTACCTGGTCGAGGGGGTGTCCGAGCAGGTGCTCGGGCCCGTGATGATGCGGCGGGCGGGCGGCCCCGATCCCGTACGGACCCTGGAACTGCGGGCTCTCGCGCAGGCCGCGTCCGGGCGGCTCAGCCCGGCCGTGACCCGCTTCCCGCTGGCGGAGGCGGCGGCCGCACACCGTGCCCTGGAAAGCAGGGCGACGATCGGGAAGGTGGTGCTGGAGCCATGA
- a CDS encoding NAD(P)-binding protein, with translation MDRITVIGGGFAGLTAAITAAEAGASVTVHEAHHTLGGRARTAEGPYRTNEGPHALYSAGPHWTWLKQRDLIGPLAPVPAREAARLRLHHKGALRRTPPFAMLKLLRRSCQQAPEDVDFMTWATGQAGAEGARAAANYAAVALFHHDPGSLSAAFVQERLRRAMRLPPEANCPRGGWANVIDRMAGRAWNLGVRMETLARVDRLPVGKGPVVVATSLASARRLLGDASLTWPSGRTALIDLALTSRRGDAFAVSDLDAPGWIERFTARDRTLAPAGEQLLQGQIPIAPEESGADGVARAEHLLDLAFEGWRERVTWRRESVASGRTGAVDPPGTSWRDRPSIDRGDGVYLVGDQVAAPGVLSEVSFNSALEAVALALRIRERLDLKRA, from the coding sequence ATGGACCGCATCACCGTCATCGGCGGCGGCTTCGCCGGACTGACCGCCGCGATCACCGCGGCGGAGGCCGGCGCGAGCGTCACCGTCCACGAGGCCCACCACACCCTCGGCGGGCGGGCCCGGACCGCCGAGGGCCCCTACCGGACCAACGAGGGCCCGCACGCCCTGTACAGCGCGGGCCCGCACTGGACGTGGCTGAAGCAGCGGGACCTGATCGGACCGCTCGCGCCGGTACCGGCCCGCGAGGCCGCCCGGCTGCGGCTGCACCACAAGGGCGCGCTGCGCCGCACTCCGCCCTTCGCGATGCTCAAGCTGCTCCGGCGCTCCTGCCAACAGGCGCCGGAGGACGTGGACTTCATGACCTGGGCGACCGGGCAGGCCGGAGCGGAGGGTGCGCGGGCCGCCGCCAACTACGCGGCCGTCGCCCTCTTCCACCACGACCCCGGATCGCTGTCCGCCGCGTTCGTGCAGGAGCGGCTGCGCCGGGCCATGCGGCTGCCCCCGGAGGCGAACTGCCCGCGGGGCGGCTGGGCCAACGTCATCGACCGGATGGCGGGCCGGGCCTGGAACCTCGGGGTGCGGATGGAGACGCTGGCCCGGGTGGACCGGCTGCCGGTGGGCAAGGGACCGGTCGTCGTCGCCACCTCGCTCGCCTCCGCCCGGCGCCTGCTCGGGGACGCGTCGCTGACCTGGCCGAGCGGCCGTACCGCGCTGATCGACCTGGCGCTGACGAGCCGGCGCGGTGACGCGTTCGCCGTCTCCGACCTGGACGCGCCGGGCTGGATCGAACGGTTCACGGCGCGGGACCGCACGCTCGCCCCGGCCGGCGAGCAGCTCCTCCAGGGGCAGATCCCGATCGCGCCGGAGGAGTCGGGGGCCGACGGGGTGGCGCGCGCCGAGCACCTGCTCGACCTCGCCTTCGAGGGCTGGCGCGAACGGGTCACCTGGCGGCGCGAGTCGGTGGCGAGCGGCCGTACGGGCGCGGTCGATCCGCCCGGCACGAGCTGGCGGGACCGGCCCTCCATCGACCGCGGGGACGGCGTCTACCTCGTCGGCGACCAGGTGGCCGCCCCCGGTGTGCTCTCCGAGGTGTCCTTCAACAGTGCGCTGGAGGCGGTGGCGCTGGCCCTGCGCATCCGCGAGCGTCTTGACCTCAAGCGCGCTTGA